The segment TATAACAAATGATTCCTTAAAAGCTTCGAAAATTAATCAATTTATTGAAAAGCCTAATCAACACACTGCCGAGCAGTTGGTAAAAGACTCTCGATATAGCTGGAATAGTGGAATGTTCCTTTTTCAAGCCTCAGTAATACTTAATGAAATAGAAAAACTGGCACCTGAAATATTTAGTGCTTGCAAATTAGCTCTTAATTCTGAAGTTAAAGATTTAGATTTTTTAAGACCCAATAAAAAGGAGTTTATTAAGTCTCCAAATTTATCAATAGATGTGGCAGTCATGGAAAAAACAAGTCTTGGTTCTGTTATTCCACTTGATGCGGGATGGAGTGATGTAGGGAATTGGCGATCATTATGGGAATCTTCTAAGAAAGATCAAGATGGAAATGTTGTCAAAGGGAAAGTAATTGCAAAAAATTGCAAGAATACTTACTTAAGAAGTGAGAAGAGATTAGTAGTTGGTTTAGGTATAGAAAAATTAATAATTGTTGAAACTGATGATGCAGTACTCGTTGCAAATCAAAAAGAAGCAGAAAATATAAAAAATATAGTTAAGGAACTTGAAAGAGACAACGTAGCTGAAAGCAAAGCGCACCGCAAAATCTATAGACCCTGGGGACATTACACTTCAATAGTTAAAGGGAATAGATGGCAAGTTAAAATAATTGAAGTTAAGCCTGGTGCATTTCTATCACTGCAAATGCACCATCATAGAGCAGAGCACTGGGTTGTAGTGAAAGGAACAGCTTTAATTCAGAGAGATGGTAAAGAAGAGTTATTAGGTGAAAACCAAAGTACATACATACCATTAGGTTGTAAACATCGTCTTGGCAATCCTGGTAAAATGCCCCTGGAACTAATTGAGATTCAAAGTGGTGCATATATAGGAGAAGATGATATTTTACGAATTGAAGATGAATATGGAAGGGTAGATAAGAATACGTAAATTTAACTATTCAACAGTTACACTTTTGGCTAGATTTCTTGGTTGATCAACATCCAAACCTCTCTGAGCCGCAATATAATAACTCAACAATTGCATAGGAATTACTGTCAATAAAGGACTCACCCATTCACTCACTTTAGGAATAGGCAATAAATAATCAAAAACTTCAGTTTCAGGTGCTT is part of the Prochlorococcus marinus str. MIT 0919 genome and harbors:
- a CDS encoding mannose-1-phosphate guanylyltransferase/mannose-6-phosphate isomerase, translated to MTNLPLIPVILCGGTGTRLWPLSRASYPKQYWPLCGDGSETLLQQTQNRLKGLANIENPILICHEDHRFVVAEQMREIHIKPQEIILEPIGRNTAAAITLAALKAYQQGNDPNILVLSADHEITNVSKFQEVISEGRNEAEKGRLITFGVVPTSAETGYGYIQANEPITNDSLKASKINQFIEKPNQHTAEQLVKDSRYSWNSGMFLFQASVILNEIEKLAPEIFSACKLALNSEVKDLDFLRPNKKEFIKSPNLSIDVAVMEKTSLGSVIPLDAGWSDVGNWRSLWESSKKDQDGNVVKGKVIAKNCKNTYLRSEKRLVVGLGIEKLIIVETDDAVLVANQKEAENIKNIVKELERDNVAESKAHRKIYRPWGHYTSIVKGNRWQVKIIEVKPGAFLSLQMHHHRAEHWVVVKGTALIQRDGKEELLGENQSTYIPLGCKHRLGNPGKMPLELIEIQSGAYIGEDDILRIEDEYGRVDKNT